ATGACCGGCACGCCCGCGCCCTTCACCGCCGACGACCACCGGGCCCGGATGGAGCGCGCCGCCCGGGCCGCCGACGAGGCGGGGCTCGCCGGAGTGCTCGTCGCGCCCGGACCCGACCTCGTCTGGCTCACCGGCTACGCGCCGCCCGCGGCCACCGAACGGCTCACCCTGCTGGTGCTCGCCGCCGGGCGGGACCCCATGCTCGTCGTGCCCACCCTGGAGGCCCCGGACGCCGAGAAGGCGGTGGGCGCGCCCGCCCTGAAGCTCCGCGACTGGACCGACGGCAGGGACCCGTACGCGGTCACGGCCCCGCTCCTGGACGCCTCGGGCCGCTACGGCGTCAGCGACAACGCCTGGGCGCTGCACCTGCTGGGCCTGCAGAAGGAGCTGCCCGGCACCTCGTACGTCTCCCTCAGCGAGGGACTGCCGATGCTGCGGGCCGTCAAGGACGGCGCCGAACTGGACCGGCTGGCCGCCGCGGGCGCCGCCGCCGACGCCACGTACGAGGAGATTCTGAAGGTCGCCTTCGCGGGGCGCCGCGAGTCGGACGTCGCGGGCGACCTCGCCGAGCTGCTGCGGCACTTCGGACACGAGCAGGTGGACTTCACGGTCGTCGGGTCGGGGCCGAACGGCGCGAGCCCGCACCACGAGGCCGGCTCCCGTGTCATCGAGCACGGCGACACGGTCGTCCTCGACTTCGGCGGACTGAAGCACGGCTACGGCTCGGACACCTCCCGTACGGTGCACGTCGGCGAGCCGGACGCCGAGGAGCAGCGCGTCCACGACATCGTGCGCGCCGCCCAGCAGGCCGGGTTCGAGGCGGTGCGGCCGGGTGCCGCCTGCCAGGACGTCGACCGGGCCGCCCGCGCCCTCATCACCGAGGCGGGGTACGGCGACCGCTTCATCCATCGCACCGGGCACGGCATCGGCGTCACCACCCATGAACCGCCGTACATGATCGAGGGCGAGGAGCAGCCCCTCGTCCCCGGGATGTGCTTCTCCGTGGAGCCCGGCATCTATCTGCCGGGCCGCTTCGGGGTCCGCATCGAGGACATCGTGACGGTCACCGAGGACGGTGGGCGCCGCCTGAACGACACCCCCCGGGAGATGGCCGTCGTGAACTGACCACGCTCGCTCAGCAGGCATCGGACGGCGGATCCCGCACCCCGGACTCCCCAACGGCGGACGGCGCGACCATGACCCAGGCAACGACACCCACCGCGGACACCGTGCGACGCGTCGTCCGCTCCCTGCTCCAGGACGACCCGCCGCGGGACTCCGGGCCGCGGGACTCCGCGTTCCCGGACTCTCCTGGCGCGGACGGCGGTGGGCTCCGGATCGCGCCCGTCGGCGAGGGCGACGAGCACTTCACCTGGTTCGTGGGCGCACGGCATGTGCTGCGGCTCGCCCCGGACCGCGAGGCGTCCCGGCGCCGGCGGCGCGAACTGCGACTGCGTGAGCTGGTACGCCCGCACCTCGGCGTCGCCGTCCCGGTGAGCGTCGCCCACGGCGAATGGGCGAGCGGGCTGACGTACACCCTCGACACCCTGATCCCCGGCGGGTCCGGCGAGCAGCGGGACGTCTCCGCGGTGGGGGAGGCCGATCTGGCGGGGCTGCTCGGCGGACTGCGCGAGGTGCCGGGGCAGCAGGCCGAGTCGCTGGGCGTGCCGCGGGCGACGTCCCGGTCCCTCGAGGCGCTGCGTACCGCCGCCGAGCGGGCCGCCGAACAGCTCGCCGCCGCCGACGAGTTCGACCCCGCCAGGCTGCAGCAGCTCACGGCGGCCGGTGTGGTGCAGCTCGCCGCGCAGCCGGGTGCGGCCTTCCTCGTCCATCACGACCTCAGGGGTGAGCATCTCGTGGTCAGCGGGGACGGGCGGGTGCGGGGTGTTCTCGACTGGACCGGCGCGGTCGTCGGCGATCCCACGGAGGACATCGCGGGGCTCGCCCTGGCGGTCGGCGCGCCCGCGGCGGTCCGGGCGGCGACCCTGGCGGGGTATGGGGCGCGGCCTTGTCTGCGGGGGTTGTGGCTGGCTCGTTGCGACACGTTGACGCGGCTCGCGGAGCGGCTTCGGGGGCGGGCGGGCCGGCCTGTGCCGTTGTTGCGGGCGCAGTGGGCGCGGGCGTGGGAGGCGATCCTCCTGGAACGTCTCACAGACGAAACGTGGTGACCCCCGGCGGCCCCGGCGGGGCCGTTCGCGCAGTTCCCCGCGCCCCCAGGAGACTGCGCCGTTCCCCGCGCCCCTAAAAGATTGCGCCGTTCCCCGCGCCCCCAAGAGACTGCGCCGTTCCCCGCGCCCCTGGGAGGGGCTGTGCCCCATCAGGGGCGCGGGGAACGGCGCAATCTTTTGGCTTTGAACCGCACGGGGAACGCGGCACCCAGCCCCGCTCCCTCAGGGGCGCGGGGAACCCCGCATCACCCCTGCAGCAGCACCACGCAGGACTCTCCGGGGAGGCCCAGGAGTCCGTCCTCGGCGGGGACGTCGACCGGGTTCCACGCTGCCAGCACCCGCGCCGGCCGCGTGCCCAGCGGAATCGCCGCCCGTTCCGGGCCGAGGTTCACGGCCACCCGGACGTCACCCCGCCGGAAGGCGAGCCAGCGGGCACTCTCGTCGAACGCGACCTTGACGTCCGCGAGGTCGGGATCCGTGAGGTCGGCCTGGGCGTGCCGCAGGGCGATCAGCTCGCGGTACCAGGCGAGCACGCGCGCGTGGACCCCCTTCTCCGGCTCGGACCAGTCGAGGCAGGACCGTTCGCGCGTGGCGGGGTCCTGCGGATCCGGGATGTCCTCCTCGGCCCACCCGTGGGACCCGAACTCCCGCCGCCTGCCCCGCCGTACGGCCTCCGCGAGTTCGGGATCCGTGTGGTCGGTGAAGAACTGCCAGGGCGTGCCCGCGGCCCACTCCTCGCCCATGAACAGCATCGGCGTGAACGGCCCGGTGAGCGTCAGCGCCGCCGCGCAGGCCAGCAGCCCGGGGGAGAGGGAGGCCGCGAGCCGGTCGCCCAGGGCGCGGTTGCCGATCTGGTCGTGGGTCTGCGAGTAGCCGAGCAGCCGGTGCCCCGCGACCCGCGCCCGGTCGAGCGGCCGGCCGTGCCGTCGGCCCCGGAAGCTGGAGTACGTGCCGTCGTGGAAGTAGCCGGCCGTCAGCGTCTTCGCCACCGCCGCGAGCGGGGCCCGGCCGAAGTCCGCGTAATAACCCTGCGTCTCGCCCGTCAGCGCGGTGTGCAGCGCGTGGTGGAAGTCGTCGTTCCACTGCGCGTGCAGACCGAGCCCGTTCTCCTTGCGGGGCGTGATCAGCCGCGGGTCGCCCAGGTCCGACTCGGCGATGAGGAACAGCGGCCGGCCAAGCTCCTCGGAGAGCCCGTCCACGGCCGCCGACAGCTCCTCCAGGAAGTGGCACGCGCGCGTGTCGTACAGCGCGTGCACCGCGTCCAGGCGCAGCCCGTCGAACCGGTAGTCGCGCAGCCAGGAGAGCGCGCTGCCCAGCAGGAACGCGCGCACCTCGTCCGAACCGGGCGCGTCCAGGTTCACCGCCGAACCCCACGGCGTGTGGTGCGTGTCCGTGAAGTACGGCCCGAACGCGGGCAGATAGTTCCCGGACGGCCCGAGATGGTTGTGCACGACGTCCAGGACGACCCCGAGACCCAGCTCGTGCGCCCGGTCGACGAAACGCTTCAGCGCCTCGGGACCGCCGTACGGCTCGTGCACGGCCCACAGCGACACCCCCTCGTACCCCCACCCGTGCTTCCCCGGGAACGGGCACAGCGGCATCAACTCGACGTGCGTCACACCCAGTTCCACCAGATGCCCGAGCCGCTCGGCCGCCGCGTCCAGCGTGCCCTCACGCGTGTACGTGCCCACGTGCAGCTCGTACAGCACGGCACCCGGCAGCCCGCGCCCCGCCCACTCGGCCCGCCAGGCGTACCGCTCCTGGTCGACGACCGCGCTCAGGCCGTCCGGTCCGTCCGGCTGCCGGTACGACCGCGGATCCGGCAGCACCGGACCGTCGTCCACCGCGAACCCGTACCGCGTGCCGTCCTGCGCCTCGGCCTCTCCCGTCCACCACCCCGGGCGCCGCGGATCGGGCTCCAACGCGCGCGTGGTGCCCGCGCAGTGGAGCGTCATGCGATCGGCCTGTGGTGCCCACACCTCGAACTGCACGGACGGTTCTCCCTCGTCTGCTCACCGTGACCTCGCCGGTCCCATGGTGCGTCAAACGAGATCAATTCACCGTCGGATCCGCCCGATCGGACGACGAACCTCCTGATCGGACGACGGAAAACGACCGTACCCCGCGCCACGCACCGCCCTGAAGTGCTGTGTTTTCTGGACACTCCGGCCGCGCTGCCAGACAATCGGCTGCGTGACGTCGTCCTCGGAGTTCCACACCTATCGCGCTCCCGCGCGGCTGTCGGACGCCGAGCGGGACAGGACCCTCAAGGCGCTGCGGGAGGGTGCCGCCCTGGGGCGGCTCTCGCACGAGACGTTCCTCCTGCGGATGGAACTCGCCTTCGCCGCCCGTACCGCGGACGAACTCGCCGCGCTCACCGCCGATCTGCGCACCGAGAACCGCTGGTCGAGGCTGCTGTTCGGCACGGTCGAGGCGGTCTCCGGGTTCGGCGTGCGACTGCGCCGGGCCTGGCAGGCGGAGCGGCTGCCCAAGCTGCTGCTGCCCCGGCCGGAGAACCGGTACCCGCTGCGGATAGGCCGTGACCCGGCCAGCGGTCTGCGGCTCAGCCACGAGACGGTGTCGCGCGTGCACGCCGAACTCACCCGCCAGGGCGGCCTGTGGGTGCTGCGCGACCTCGGTTCGACCAACGGCACGGCCGTGAACGGCCGGCGGGTGATCGGCGCCGCCGTCGTCCAGGTCGGCGACCAGGTCAGTTTCGGCCGGATGGTCTTCCGGCTCGCCGCGGACTAGGGTCTGTCTGACAATTCCCGTCGTCGCCCGTAGGGCGGCTGCGCGGCGTCAGGTGCGTGCTCTCGGTGTGCCGGGCGTAGAGCCTCGTACTGGACGTACTTGGCTCTGCGCCCGGTGCGGCGAGAGTGCGTGCATGGCGCCGCGCGGCAGACGGGAATTGTCAGACAGACCCTAGCGGACCGGACGTACGGGCACGGCGGGCGGAACCGACGCCTCCGCCGAGGTCGGCCCGAAGAAGCCCGTCAGCGTGCATATTTCTGTCCGCACCGAGTGTTGACGTACCTCCGCCGCCGTGACTCACTGTGCGTATACCATGCACACCGAGTGAACCGGTGGTAACTCGTTGCGGAGGTAAGACCCTGCCGCCTCTCCTCCGCTATCCCTCCGTCGACGAACTGGGCGTCCGGGCCGCCGCGCTCGTCCACCGCCGCCCGCGGGACGCCCGGCTGCGCCAGGTGGGCACCTCCCGGGCCGGACTTCCGCTGCGGCTGCTGTCCGTCGGACACGGCAGCCGCCAGGTCCTGGTCGTCGCGGGCCCGCACGCCAACGAACCGGTGGGCGGCGCCACCGTCCTGCGCCTGGCCGAACGCGCCCTGGCCGACCCCCGGCTGTGCGACGGCGCCGACGTGACGTGGAACCTCCTGCTGTGCCTGGACCCCGACGGCTCCCGCCGCAACGAGGGCTGGCTGGCGGGCCCATACACCCTCGGCCACCACTTCCGTAACTTCTTCCGCCCCGGCTTCATGGAACAGCCGGAGTGGCTGCCCGACGGCGCGGCGCGGGCCGCCATGCCGGAGACCCGCGCCCTGCTCGCCCTCCAGGACGAGCTGCGGCCCTTCTTCCAGTGCTCCCTGCACGGCGTCGACGTGGGCGGCGGCTTCGTCGAGCTGACCCGCGACCTGCCCGGCATGGCGCCCCGGCTCGCGCACATCGCGGCACGCCTGGACATACCGCTCGAACTCGCCCCCTACGACACGCTGTACTGGCCCGCCCTGGGCCCCGCGGTCTACCGCATCCCGCCGCCGACGCGCGGTGACCTCGCCGCGGCCATCACGGAGGCGGCCGTCGAGTCCACCTGGTTCCACCCGCAGCCGTACGGAACGGTGACCGCGGTCGTCGAGGCGCCCATGTGGGGGGTGGCGGCCGTGCAGGACCCTGCGCCGTCCGCCGACGCCGGGAGCGCGCTGCGGGACGTCGCCCGGACCCTGCGCCGCGACACGGCCGTCCTGCAGGACCTGCTGGCCCGGATCAGGCCCCACCTCGGCTCGGCCGGGAGTGCCGCCGGGGACGTCGACCGCCTCCTCGCACCCGTCGACGACTACGTACTGGTCTGCCCCGGCCTCGCCGACGCCCTGGACCCCGACACCGGCCCGGGCAGGGACGCCTCGGGCGCCGCCCGCCCGCTGCCGCCGCTCACCACCTCCGGGCTGACCGCGCTGCGCATCTCCGCCCGCCGGACGGCGCTGCGCACGGCGGGGCTGCTGCACCAGCTGGTGACCGCCGCAGGGCAGGACCCGCAGGGCGCGGCGGCCGACCTCGACCGGCTCATCGACGGCTGGTGCGCGGACTTCCACGACGGCCACGGCGCGCGCTGGATCCCGGTCGCGCGGCAGGCCGAGTACCAGGCGCGGGTGGTGCTCGCCGCGTTCGACCTGGCCCGGCGGCGGGGCCCCGTACCGAGGCCGGGGGCGCGTGCGCCCGGCAGGCCCGCGACGAGGGCGGAAGTACCGTTCGAGTGAGTCGGGGTGGGCCCGCGGGCCCCACGTGCCGATGCACAGGCAATGACGAACAACCAGAAAGCGACCGCGGCGGTACGGGCCTTCCTGCTGGCCGCCTGCGCAGTCCTCGTGGCGGGACCGGTGCCGGCCCGCGCGGCGGAGCTCCCGGCGGCACCCTCGGGCGACTGGCTCTACGTGACGGTTGCCCAGGGCGAGGCCCGCTCCGGCGACCTTCGCGGCACCCTCCTGCTCTGCGATCCGCCCCGGGGCCACGAACAGGCCGCGCGCGCCTGCGAGGAACTGCGGGCCGCGCACGGCGACGTCGGCCGGATCCCGCTCAAGGAGACCTTCTGCCCGATGGTCTACGCGCCGGTGTCCGTGTCCGCGCGCGGCGAGTGGGGCGGCCACGCGATCGCGTACGAGGAGACGTTCGCCAACTCCTGTGTGCTGTCCGCGCGGACGGGAGCCGTGTTCGCCCTGCCGCGCTGACACCGCGACCGGGGCGCCTTCAATCGGGGCAGCTCCGACCGGGGCGTCTCACGGCGCTCCGTCGCGCGCGTGCCGTGCCGCGGCCAGCACCGTGCGGCTCTGGTGCTCGACCTGGTGTTCCAGAGGCACCCAGCGGGCCCGGAAACGCTGGGCGAAGGACTCGCTCCAGGACCCGACCAGCTGTTCCAGACCGGGCGCGGCACGGTCGTCGGCCTCCCGCAGGACCCGCAGCAGCATCGCCGCGGCCCGCAGCGGGAGCCGGCGGCCGAACGCGTCCACGCTGCCCACATGCGCCATCGTGGTCTCCGCCGGCGGCGGCCTGACCCAGTCGCGGGCCAGTCCGGGGACCAGTTCCAGCGCCCACCGGGCGGCTCGCAGCAGCGGCCCGGCTGGGCCGGGCAGCCGCGGCAGCGCGTCGGTGAGGACGCTCTCCACCTGGCGGGCGTCCTGGCGGAGCCGACGGGCCAGGCGGCCCATCGCCGCCGCGGGCGCGGGATGCGGTGCGGGATCGTCCACCAGGTCGCTCGCCCACATCGGCACCTCGACCACCGCGGTCAGACCGCCGTACAGATGGGCGCGGTACCAGGTGCTCTCCCGGGCGTCGTCCGGCATGCTCAGATACGCCAGGTCCGTACCGGGAGCGGGCATCACATGCACCCCGGGTCCGGAGGCCGGCCAGCCGGCGGCGTCCGAGGCGCCCGTCTCGACCGGGATGTTCAGCTCCGCCGCGGACTTGCCGAACGGCTCGGCCAGACCCGGTATGTCCTGGGTGAGCTGCACCCAGCTGCCGCCGAGGTCGGTGCCGTGGAGCGTCACCTGGAGGTAGGGGCGCAGTTCGTCTATGACCCCCAGGAGGGCCAGCGTCTCGGGCGGCAGCCGGTCGGGCGGCAGCACCGAGGGCGCCCACTCGGGCTGCTCGGGCCCGGCGGGGCGGAAGAAGCCCAGGTGGTAGTCGAGCAGGGTGTGCGGCGCCGGTGTCACATGCAGGCCGGCCCCGTCGGGGTCCGCGCAGAGCAGGAAGTGCCAGGACGTGTCGTCCCGCAGCCGCCGCTCGCACACGACCCGTTCGGCCAGCGCCAGCAGCGTGGCACCGCCGACGGGTTCGTTCGCGTGGGCGCCCGCGACGATCAGCACCGCGCGCTCGGCGCGGCCCACGGACAGCAGGTACAGCGGCCGGCCGGCGCGCGAGGCGCCGACCTGACGGAGAGAGCACAGGCCCGGCCGCCGGGCCGCCAGAGCCCGGGCCGAGCGTTCGAGTTCGGTCACACTGGGGTAGCGCAGCTCCATCAGGAGACTCACCCCCGACTGGGTCCAGGTCGGTGTCGCAATCCGCAGTACTCCACGGACTGGAGGACGTGTCAAGAATATGCAGGGGCGCCTCCGGGGAGCGCCCAGCAGCACTTATGGGTGCCCGGGGCGCCGTATCTCCCGGGAAGGCGGACGTGCTCGACGCCGGTACTCCGGCGCCGCCGGTCAGTCGCCGGCCATGGAATCACCTCCCACCCGCTCCAGCAGCACCACGGGCAGCGGTCCGAAAAGCGCCTCCACGCGCGCGTGCCCCGTGAACTCCCGGCCGGGCGCGAGCAGATCGGTCCAGCGCCCCGCGGGCAGCGGCAGCTCCGTGTCGCGCCAACCGCCCTCCTCCTCCAGGCGCAGCGACAGCCGGGAGACGGCCGTGATCACCTCTCCGGAGCGCGCGAACGCCAGACAGTGCGCGGCCCCGGGCCCCCGGGCGGGCAGCGGTTCGTACGCGGCGGACTCGCCGAACACCGCGGGGCGCCGGCGCCGCAACCGCAGGGCCGCCGCCGTCACCGCGGCCTTCTCGGCGGACAGGGCGTCCGCGAGATCCGGCGGGAAGAGCGCGGGCCGCCGGTTGTCCGGGTCCACCAGGGCCCGGTACTCGGCCTCCGTGCCCTGGTACAGGTCCGGCACCCCGGGCATCGTCAGATGGATCAGGGCCGCCCCGAGGACGTTCGTCCGCACGTACGGCTGGAGCGACGTCCTGAACGCGGCGACGCGCTGTCCCGGCGCCCCGCACGGTCCCGCCTTCAGGAAGTCCGCCACGGCCTCCTCGTACCCCGGATCCTGCTCGGTCCATGCCGTGCCGAGGCCGGCTTCCCTGATGTGTTTCAGCAGTGCCTCCCGCAGCCGTTCACCGTCCGCGGGGCCGAGCCCGACGGCGGTCTGCCAGGCGGCCCAGGCCACCTGCGGATCCGGCGCGCCCACGCCCTCGGCGGCCGTCCGCCCGGTCACGTCGGCGAGCAGGTCGGCCCAGCGCGCGGGGGCCTGCGTGAGCACGGAGATCGCGGCCCGTACGTCGGCGCTGCGCTTGGTGTCGTGGGTGGACAGGACGGTGCCGGTGGCGGGCCAGTCGCGCTGCACGCGCGCGCAGTACGCGTGGAAGTCCTCCGGGGAGACCGCGGGGGCTCCCGGCTCGCCGCCCACCTCGGTGGCCGACAGCAGCGGTACGTACCGGTAGAACGCCGTGTCCTCCACGGACTTGGCCCGCAGCGCCGAGGCGAGCTGCGCGAACCGGGCCCGGAACGCCGCGAACCCCGGTCCCTCGCCGACCCGCCCCAGCACCAGGTCCCGTACGAGATCGACGACGTGGGCCTCCTCGGGGACCTTGAAGACCCGCTTCGCCTCCTGTGCGGCCTCCTCGGTGAGGACCGACGCGGCGTCCCCGGAGGTGTACGGCCGGTAGACCTCCAGCCGGACGAGGAGTTCGCGCAGTGCGGTGCGCAGGGCCCAGGGGGCCCGGTCGCGCAGCACGGGGTCCGCGGACGTGCGGCACAGCCGGTCCGCCTCACGGGTGAGCCGGTCGACCTCGGCGGCCAGCTCGTGATGGACCACCTTGTACGCGGCCCGCCGCACGGTCGCCTCCCAGACGCCCCCGCGGTCGGCCTGGGGGGCCGCGAACCGCCGGTACTGCCCGAGGAGCTCCCCGGCCCCCGCCGGGTCCGTCAGGACGCCGTCGATGTGCCGCAGCGCGTCGTAGCCGGTGGTGCCCGCGACCGGCCAGGCGGCGGGCAGCGGCTCGCCGTCCGCGAGGATCTTCTCCACCACCGTCCACCGCCCGCCCGTCGCCTCGTTCAGACGGCGCAGATACGCGTCCGGGTCGGCGAGGCCGTCCGGGTGGTCGATGCGCAGCCCGTCGACGACCCCCTCGTCCAGCAGCTGGAGGATCTTGCCGTGGGTCGCGTCGAAGACCTCCGGGTCCTCGACCCGCACCCCGATCAGCTCCGAGATGCTGAAGAACCGCCGGTAGTTCAGCTCGGTGCGGGCCAGGCGCCACCACGCGAGCCGGTACCACTGGGCGTCCAGCAGCTCGGGCAGCGGCAGCCCCTCGGTGCCGGCCCGCAGCGGGAACGCGTGGTCGTGGTGGCGCAGGACGTCCCCGTCGACCACGAGGTCGTCCGTCACCGCGCCCACGGGCTGTCCGAGCACCGGCAGCAGGACACGCCCGCCCTGGGCGTCCCAGTCGATGTCGAACCAGCGCGCGTACGGCGAGTCGGGGCCCTCGCGGAGCACCTCCCACAGGGGGCGGTTGTGGCGGGGCGACATCGCCATGTGGTTGGGCACGATGTCCAGGACGAGCCCGAGGCCGTGCTCGCGGGCGGTGCGGGAGAGGTCGCGCAGGCCCTGCTCGCCGCCGAGTTCGTCGCGCACGCGCGCGGGGTCCACGACGTCGTAGCCGTGCCCCGAGCCGGGGACGGCCTCCAGGACGGGGGACAGGTGCAGATGGGAGACGCCGAGACCGGCGAGGTACGGGATCGCCTGCGCGGCTGCGTCGAAGGGGAAGTCCGGCTGGAGCTGTAGGCGGTAGGTGGCGGTCGGCGCGGCAGGTGTCATGGGGACTTACGTACCCGGTCGCCACGGTTTCGTGTCAGGTTTCCGGCCGCGGCCCGGCGGGCCCGTTCGCGCAGTTCCCCGCGCCCCTGAAAGACTGCGCCGTTCCCCGCGCCCCTGATGGGGCGCAGCCCCTCCTAGGGGCGCGGGGAACGGCGCAATCTTTTGCTTTTGGGGGCGCGGGGAACGGCGCGGAACTTCAGCAGCGCTATGCCGGGCGCTGCAGCACCACCATGCTGCGGTCGACCAGCGACACCCGGTCACCCGCCTTGACCTTCGCCCCGGTCCCGGGGGCAACCCCCGCGGCCCGCCCCGTGTCGACGACCACCTCCCACTGCCGCCCGTGGTTCACCGGCACCACGAATTCCAGCGTCTTCGGCGAGGCGTTGAACAGCAGCAGGAACGAGTCGTCCGCGATGCGCTCCCCGCGAGGCCCCGGTTCGGAGATCGCGTTGCCGTTGAGGAACACCGACAGCGCCCGCGCCTGCGTGGAGTCCCAGTCGTCCTGCGCCATCTCCTCGCCGGCCGGCGTGAACCAGGCGATGTCCGACAGATCGTCGTGGGTGCCCTCCACGGGCCGCCCGTGGAAGAACCGGCGCCGCCGGAACACCGGATGCTCGCGCCGCAGCCGCACCATCGCGCGCGTGAACTCCAGCAGCTCGCTGCCGTCCTCGGGCCACGGCACCCAGGACAGCTCCGTGTCCTGGCAGTACGCGTTGTTGTTGCCGTGCTGCGTGCGCGCGAACTCGTCGCCGTGGCTGAGCATCGGCACGCCCTGCGAGAGCAGCAGCGTCGCGGTGAAGTTGCGCATCTGGCGTCCGCGCAGCGCCAGGACCTCCGGATCGTCGGTCTCGCCCTCGGCCCCGCAGTTCCACGAGCGGTTGTGGCTCTCGCCGTCGCGGTTGTCCTCGCCGTTCGCGTCGTTGTGCTTCTCGTTGTACGACACCAGGTCGTGCATCGTGAAGCCGTCGTGGCAGGTGACGAAGTTGATGGAGGCCAGCGGACGCCGCCCGTCGTCCTGGTAGAGGTCCGAGGACCCCGTCAGCCGGGACGCGAACTCGGCGAGCGTCTGCGGCTCGCCCCGCCACATGTCCCGTACGGTGTCGCGGTACTTTCCGTTCCACTCGGTCCACAGGGGCGGGAAGTTGCCCACCTGGTAGCCGCCCTCGCCGACGTCCCAGGGTTCGGCGATCAGCTTCACCTGGGAGACCACCGGGTCCTGCTGGACCAGGTCGAAGAACGACGACAGCCGGTCCACCTCGTGGAACTGCCGGGCCAGGGTCGCCGCCAGGTCGAAACGGAACCCGTCGACGTGCATCTCGGTGACCCAGTACCGCAGCGAGTCCATGATGAGCTGGAGTACGTGCGGGGAACGCATGAGCAGGGAGTTGCCCGTGCCCGTGGTGTCCATGTAGTAGGTGGGGTCGTCCGTCAGCCGGTAGTACGAGGCGTTGTCGAGGCCCTTGAAGGACAGCGTCGGGCCCAGGTGGTTGCCCTCGGCGGTGTGGTTGTAGACCACGTCGAGGATGACCTCGATGCCCGCCTCGTGGAGCGCCCGGACGGCCGACTTGAACTCCAGGACCTGCTGTCCCCGGTCGCCCCAGGACGCGTACGCGTTGTGGGGGGCGAAGAAGCCGATCGTGTTGTAGCCCCAGTAGTTGTTGAGGCCCATGTCGACCAGGCGGTGGTCGTTCACGAACTGGTGCACGGGCATCAGTTCGAGGGCTGTGACACCCAGTTCGGTCAGATGTTCGATGATGGCGGGGTGGGCGAGCGCCGCGTACGTGCCGCGCAGCTCGTCCGGCAGCCCGGGGTGCCGCATCGTCAGGCCCTTCACATGGGCCTCGTACAGCACGGTGTGGTGGTATTCCGTGCGCGGGCGCCGGTCGTCGCCCCAGTCGAAGTACGGATTGACCACCACGGAGCTCATCGTGTGGGGTGCCGAGTCCAGGTCATTGCGCCTGCCCGGCGAGTCGAAGTGGTAGCCGTACACCTCCTCCCCCCAGTCGATGCTGCCGCTTATGGCCTTCGCGTACGGGTCGAGCAGCAGCTTCGCCGAATTGCAGCGCTGCCCCCGCTCCGGTTCGTAGGGACCGTGCACGCGAAAGCCGTACCGCTGTCCCGGCATCACGCCGGGCAGGTACGCGTGCCGGACGAACGCGTCGGTCTCGCGCAGCTCTATCGCCGTTTCCGAGCCGTCGTCGTGCAGCAGACACAGCTCGATCCGGTCCGCGGCCTCCGAGAAGACCGCGAAATTCGTGCCGGCGCCGTCGTACGTGGCACCGAGTGGGTACGCCTGTCCAGGCCAGACCTGCATGGATGCAACTCTTCCAGTTGTGCGACGCCGCAGAGGGCGACTCCCGCCCGAGTGTCCCCGAAACTGATGGAACCACCTAGGACTTACCTCCCTCTTACCCGTCGACCAGTGCATACGCGGTATGCCGAACCAGTGGGACTCGATCGACTCCCAGAGACAACAGGGGGAGTGGGGGAAATGTGCGCACAGTAGTGCACCGCCATCTGGGCAAGGTGGTGGCGGGTGCGGCGATAGCGGTCGCCGGAACCGCCGTGATGGTCGGAATCACCCTGCCGGGCTCGGCGGGTGCCGACGACTCCGGCGGCCAGGGGACGGACCGGACCACGCAGACGGCGGGTCAGGCCCAGGGACAGGGCCAGGGCCAGGGAGCGGCGGCCGTGCAGCCGGGTGTCGTCGAGCAGGCTCCGGCCGAGGGCGACCGGGGCAAGGGACGCGACCCGCTCACCGACGACGAGACCGAGCGGGTCGAGAAGCTC
This sequence is a window from Streptomyces ortus. Protein-coding genes within it:
- a CDS encoding aminopeptidase P family protein yields the protein MTGTPAPFTADDHRARMERAARAADEAGLAGVLVAPGPDLVWLTGYAPPAATERLTLLVLAAGRDPMLVVPTLEAPDAEKAVGAPALKLRDWTDGRDPYAVTAPLLDASGRYGVSDNAWALHLLGLQKELPGTSYVSLSEGLPMLRAVKDGAELDRLAAAGAAADATYEEILKVAFAGRRESDVAGDLAELLRHFGHEQVDFTVVGSGPNGASPHHEAGSRVIEHGDTVVLDFGGLKHGYGSDTSRTVHVGEPDAEEQRVHDIVRAAQQAGFEAVRPGAACQDVDRAARALITEAGYGDRFIHRTGHGIGVTTHEPPYMIEGEEQPLVPGMCFSVEPGIYLPGRFGVRIEDIVTVTEDGGRRLNDTPREMAVVN
- a CDS encoding aminoglycoside phosphotransferase family protein — translated: MTQATTPTADTVRRVVRSLLQDDPPRDSGPRDSAFPDSPGADGGGLRIAPVGEGDEHFTWFVGARHVLRLAPDREASRRRRRELRLRELVRPHLGVAVPVSVAHGEWASGLTYTLDTLIPGGSGEQRDVSAVGEADLAGLLGGLREVPGQQAESLGVPRATSRSLEALRTAAERAAEQLAAADEFDPARLQQLTAAGVVQLAAQPGAAFLVHHDLRGEHLVVSGDGRVRGVLDWTGAVVGDPTEDIAGLALAVGAPAAVRAATLAGYGARPCLRGLWLARCDTLTRLAERLRGRAGRPVPLLRAQWARAWEAILLERLTDETW
- the treZ gene encoding malto-oligosyltrehalose trehalohydrolase, whose translation is MQFEVWAPQADRMTLHCAGTTRALEPDPRRPGWWTGEAEAQDGTRYGFAVDDGPVLPDPRSYRQPDGPDGLSAVVDQERYAWRAEWAGRGLPGAVLYELHVGTYTREGTLDAAAERLGHLVELGVTHVELMPLCPFPGKHGWGYEGVSLWAVHEPYGGPEALKRFVDRAHELGLGVVLDVVHNHLGPSGNYLPAFGPYFTDTHHTPWGSAVNLDAPGSDEVRAFLLGSALSWLRDYRFDGLRLDAVHALYDTRACHFLEELSAAVDGLSEELGRPLFLIAESDLGDPRLITPRKENGLGLHAQWNDDFHHALHTALTGETQGYYADFGRAPLAAVAKTLTAGYFHDGTYSSFRGRRHGRPLDRARVAGHRLLGYSQTHDQIGNRALGDRLAASLSPGLLACAAALTLTGPFTPMLFMGEEWAAGTPWQFFTDHTDPELAEAVRRGRRREFGSHGWAEEDIPDPQDPATRERSCLDWSEPEKGVHARVLAWYRELIALRHAQADLTDPDLADVKVAFDESARWLAFRRGDVRVAVNLGPERAAIPLGTRPARVLAAWNPVDVPAEDGLLGLPGESCVVLLQG
- a CDS encoding DUF1707 and FHA domain-containing protein; translation: MTSSSEFHTYRAPARLSDAERDRTLKALREGAALGRLSHETFLLRMELAFAARTADELAALTADLRTENRWSRLLFGTVEAVSGFGVRLRRAWQAERLPKLLLPRPENRYPLRIGRDPASGLRLSHETVSRVHAELTRQGGLWVLRDLGSTNGTAVNGRRVIGAAVVQVGDQVSFGRMVFRLAAD
- a CDS encoding M14 family zinc carboxypeptidase, with protein sequence MVTRCGGKTLPPLLRYPSVDELGVRAAALVHRRPRDARLRQVGTSRAGLPLRLLSVGHGSRQVLVVAGPHANEPVGGATVLRLAERALADPRLCDGADVTWNLLLCLDPDGSRRNEGWLAGPYTLGHHFRNFFRPGFMEQPEWLPDGAARAAMPETRALLALQDELRPFFQCSLHGVDVGGGFVELTRDLPGMAPRLAHIAARLDIPLELAPYDTLYWPALGPAVYRIPPPTRGDLAAAITEAAVESTWFHPQPYGTVTAVVEAPMWGVAAVQDPAPSADAGSALRDVARTLRRDTAVLQDLLARIRPHLGSAGSAAGDVDRLLAPVDDYVLVCPGLADALDPDTGPGRDASGAARPLPPLTTSGLTALRISARRTALRTAGLLHQLVTAAGQDPQGAAADLDRLIDGWCADFHDGHGARWIPVARQAEYQARVVLAAFDLARRRGPVPRPGARAPGRPATRAEVPFE